In the Sinorhizobium arboris LMG 14919 genome, one interval contains:
- a CDS encoding CobW family GTP-binding protein, whose product MNGPTPVVPVSILTGFLGAGKTTLLNRVLKDPALADTAVIINEFGDVSIDHLLVEASSDGVIELSDGCLCCTVRGELVDTLADLMDRMQTGRIKPLKRVVIETTGLADPAPVLQSVLGNPVLAQNFRLDGVVTVVDAINGEQTIANHVEAMKQVAVADRLVISKTGLAKGDGIGRLEARLRDLNPRAPIVDGDTEEAARADLFACGLYDASTKLADVGRWLQDEAHADHDHDDHHHEDDDGHHHHHHHHHHDVNRHGSDIRSFSIVHDRPIEPMALEMFIDLLRSAHGEKLLRMKAIVSVSDNPQRPVVLHGVQSVFHAPERLAAWPDPADRRTRMVLITKGLEEAFVRDLFDAFTGKPRVDRPDAQALAGNPLAVPGMKF is encoded by the coding sequence ATGAACGGTCCAACGCCGGTGGTGCCGGTCTCGATCCTTACCGGCTTTCTCGGCGCGGGCAAGACGACCCTCCTGAACCGGGTGCTCAAGGATCCGGCGCTTGCCGACACGGCGGTCATCATCAACGAGTTCGGCGATGTCTCAATCGACCACCTCCTGGTCGAGGCGTCGAGCGACGGCGTCATCGAGCTTTCCGACGGCTGCCTCTGCTGCACCGTGCGCGGCGAGCTCGTCGACACGCTCGCCGATCTCATGGACCGGATGCAGACCGGCCGCATCAAGCCGCTGAAGCGCGTGGTCATCGAAACCACCGGCCTTGCCGATCCGGCACCGGTGCTTCAATCCGTCCTCGGCAATCCCGTGCTTGCCCAGAATTTTCGGCTGGACGGCGTCGTCACCGTCGTCGATGCGATCAATGGCGAGCAGACGATCGCCAATCATGTGGAAGCCATGAAGCAGGTCGCGGTGGCCGACCGGCTGGTGATCAGCAAGACCGGGCTCGCGAAAGGCGACGGGATCGGCAGGCTCGAGGCGCGGCTCAGGGATCTCAACCCGCGCGCGCCGATCGTCGACGGCGACACGGAGGAGGCGGCCCGGGCGGATCTCTTCGCCTGCGGTCTTTACGACGCCTCGACCAAGCTCGCCGATGTCGGCCGCTGGCTTCAGGACGAGGCCCATGCGGACCACGATCACGACGATCACCATCATGAAGATGATGACGGTCACCACCACCATCACCATCACCACCATCACGACGTCAATCGTCATGGCTCCGACATCCGCTCATTCAGCATCGTGCATGACCGGCCGATCGAACCGATGGCGCTGGAGATGTTCATCGACCTCCTGCGTTCGGCCCATGGAGAAAAGCTCCTGCGCATGAAGGCGATCGTTTCCGTCTCCGACAATCCGCAGCGGCCGGTGGTGCTGCACGGCGTGCAGTCGGTCTTCCACGCGCCGGAACGGCTTGCCGCCTGGCCGGATCCGGCCGATCGCCGCACGCGAATGGTGCTGATCACCAAAGGCCTGGAGGAAGCATTCGTGCGTGACCTCTTCGACGCCTTTACCGGCAAGCCGCGGGTCGACCGACCGGATGCGCAGGCGCTCGCGGGCAACCCCCTTGCGGTGCCGGGGATGAAGTTCTGA
- the xerD gene encoding site-specific tyrosine recombinase XerD, whose product MTDMSGAYLEAFLEMMSAERGAAANTLQSYERDLEDALAFLRSRGTGLTDASADDLRSYLSHLAGQGFKSSSQARRLSALRQFYKFLYAEGLRTDDPTGILDAPKKARTLPKTLSIEDVTRLIGQAEAEAKSGNGDAMAKLRMHALIELLYATGMRVSELVSLPASVLAQNGRFLIIRGKGNKERLIPLSQAAIRAMRAYGEALQQAADGADSPWLFPSYGKTGHLPRQVFARDLKSLAARAGIRVAAISPHVLRHAFASHLLANGADLRAVQELLGHSDISTTQIYTHVLEERLHDLVQNHHPLAKQAKKQD is encoded by the coding sequence ATGACGGATATGTCCGGAGCCTATCTCGAAGCCTTCCTGGAAATGATGAGCGCCGAGCGCGGGGCGGCGGCGAACACGCTGCAATCCTATGAGCGCGATCTGGAGGATGCGCTTGCCTTCCTGCGCTCCCGCGGCACGGGGCTCACCGACGCTTCCGCCGACGATCTGAGGAGCTATCTCTCCCACCTCGCCGGCCAAGGCTTCAAATCGTCGTCGCAGGCGCGGCGGCTCTCGGCCCTCAGGCAGTTCTACAAGTTCCTTTATGCGGAGGGGCTTCGCACGGATGACCCGACCGGGATCCTCGATGCGCCGAAGAAAGCCCGCACACTGCCGAAGACGCTCAGCATCGAAGACGTCACCAGGCTGATCGGCCAGGCGGAAGCGGAGGCGAAGTCCGGCAACGGCGACGCGATGGCGAAGCTGCGCATGCACGCCCTGATCGAGCTCCTTTATGCGACAGGCATGCGCGTCAGCGAGCTCGTGTCGCTGCCGGCAAGCGTGCTTGCGCAGAACGGGCGGTTTCTCATAATTCGCGGCAAGGGTAACAAGGAGAGGCTCATACCGCTGTCGCAGGCGGCGATCCGGGCCATGCGGGCATATGGCGAAGCACTGCAACAAGCGGCCGACGGCGCGGACAGCCCCTGGCTGTTCCCCTCCTATGGCAAGACCGGCCATCTTCCGCGGCAGGTCTTCGCGCGCGACCTGAAAAGCCTCGCCGCGCGGGCAGGCATCCGGGTGGCGGCGATTTCGCCGCACGTGCTGCGCCATGCCTTCGCCAGCCATCTGCTCGCCAACGGTGCCGATCTTCGCGCCGTGCAGGAACTGCTCGGCCATTCGGACATTTCCACGACACAAATCTATACGCATGTGCTGGAAGAACGGCTTCACGACCTCGTGCAGAACCATCACCCCCTTGCCAAACAGGCGAAAAAACAGGATTAG
- a CDS encoding L,D-transpeptidase family protein, translated as MRFRNLVLIAAVAAALAGCTNETLDSVNLSSVKNKTEYQLSGKMVTKMRELGMQKTSPILLRIFKEEGTLEVWKANTANRFQLLKSYKICAWSGKLGPKVKEGDRQAPEGFYPLYPHQMNPNSSYYLAINTGYPNTYDKANGRTGTHLMIHGACSSAGCYSMTNEQIIEIFALARDAFKGGQESVQLQAFPFRMTAENMARHRDNPNIEFWKMLKAGYDQFEVTKRPPAVNVCERKYVFNQQAEGQFNAAGQCPAMTTPPALQMAMASYDKDYRRDYEKALKKFDGMVWYEPTEAERKAVVADQRKGRELAYAPTGTSLDAGKLLKVSDLEKKLAEQKEAEEAKQATLIQKEALERAAREGKGLPVPQANPLERPVEQAAVQAEPARKSLWGLFSRSEPAAAPAAAAAEAAAQQGADQPAAQQPAQSQPQAAASGQQAAPPPQDSAQVAAAPAGNAQEQTPEQRPAEQPKKRPFWKLWGN; from the coding sequence ATGCGTTTCAGGAACCTTGTCCTCATCGCCGCTGTCGCTGCCGCTCTTGCGGGCTGCACCAACGAGACGCTCGATTCCGTCAACCTGTCATCCGTCAAGAACAAGACCGAGTACCAGCTTTCCGGCAAGATGGTCACAAAGATGCGCGAGCTGGGGATGCAGAAGACGTCCCCGATCCTGTTGCGCATCTTCAAGGAAGAAGGGACGCTCGAAGTCTGGAAGGCGAACACCGCGAACCGGTTCCAGCTTCTGAAGAGCTACAAGATCTGCGCCTGGTCGGGCAAGCTCGGGCCCAAGGTGAAGGAGGGAGACCGGCAGGCGCCGGAAGGATTCTATCCGCTCTATCCGCACCAGATGAACCCGAATTCGAGCTATTACCTGGCCATCAATACGGGCTATCCGAACACCTATGACAAAGCCAACGGCCGCACCGGCACGCATCTGATGATCCACGGTGCCTGCTCTTCGGCGGGCTGCTATTCGATGACGAACGAGCAGATCATCGAGATCTTCGCGCTCGCCCGCGACGCGTTCAAGGGCGGCCAGGAAAGTGTGCAGCTTCAAGCCTTCCCCTTCCGCATGACGGCGGAAAACATGGCGCGCCACCGCGACAATCCGAACATCGAATTCTGGAAGATGCTTAAGGCCGGCTACGACCAGTTCGAAGTGACCAAGCGCCCGCCGGCAGTGAATGTCTGCGAGAGGAAATACGTCTTCAATCAGCAGGCCGAGGGGCAGTTCAATGCGGCCGGCCAGTGCCCTGCCATGACGACGCCGCCGGCGCTGCAGATGGCGATGGCGAGCTACGACAAGGACTATCGGCGCGACTACGAGAAGGCATTGAAGAAATTCGACGGCATGGTCTGGTATGAGCCGACCGAGGCCGAGCGCAAGGCAGTCGTCGCCGATCAGCGCAAGGGCCGCGAGCTTGCCTATGCGCCGACCGGCACCTCGCTCGATGCGGGCAAGCTGCTCAAGGTAAGCGATCTCGAGAAGAAGCTTGCCGAACAGAAAGAGGCCGAGGAAGCCAAGCAGGCAACCTTGATCCAGAAGGAAGCGCTGGAAAGGGCAGCCCGCGAAGGCAAGGGCCTGCCGGTGCCGCAGGCCAACCCGCTCGAGCGCCCCGTGGAGCAGGCAGCGGTGCAAGCCGAGCCCGCGAGGAAGTCGCTCTGGGGCCTGTTCTCCCGCAGCGAGCCGGCGGCCGCGCCAGCCGCGGCCGCCGCCGAGGCTGCCGCGCAGCAGGGCGCAGACCAGCCGGCCGCTCAACAACCCGCACAAAGCCAGCCGCAAGCCGCCGCCAGCGGGCAACAGGCAGCACCGCCGCCGCAAGACAGCGCTCAGGTGGCCGCCGCTCCCGCCGGGAATGCCCAAGAGCAGACACCCGAACAGCGGCCTGCCGAGCAGCCGAAGAAGCGCCCGTTCTGGAAACTCTGGGGCAATTGA
- a CDS encoding Lrp/AsnC ligand binding domain-containing protein, whose product MHQIDKTDRRILNILQADGRITNLELADRIGLSPTATSERLRRLLKEGYVSGFGARLDPHKLGFGLLVFIEVMLDKTTPEVFDQFAAAIKQAPAVLECHMVAGGFDYLVKTRFEDMTAYRNFLGQVLWTLPGVKETRTYAVMEEIKNDGPLPLL is encoded by the coding sequence ATGCACCAGATCGACAAGACGGACAGGAGAATCCTCAATATCCTGCAGGCGGACGGGCGGATTACCAATCTGGAACTGGCGGACCGGATCGGGCTTTCCCCGACCGCGACCAGTGAGCGACTGAGGCGGCTTCTGAAGGAAGGCTATGTCTCCGGCTTCGGCGCGCGCCTCGACCCGCACAAGCTCGGCTTCGGGCTCCTGGTCTTCATCGAAGTGATGCTCGACAAGACGACGCCGGAGGTCTTCGACCAGTTCGCGGCCGCTATCAAGCAGGCGCCCGCGGTGCTCGAATGCCACATGGTGGCCGGCGGCTTCGACTATCTCGTCAAGACCCGCTTCGAAGACATGACCGCCTACCGAAATTTTCTCGGCCAGGTGCTTTGGACGCTCCCGGGCGTCAAGGAGACCCGGACCTATGCGGTGATGGAGGAGATCAAGAACGACGGGCCGCTGCCACTGCTTTGA
- a CDS encoding NAD(P)-dependent alcohol dehydrogenase, with protein sequence MAIARGYAATDASKPLAPFTFERREPREDDVVIDIKYCGVCHSDIHQARNEWGNSTFPMVPGHEIVGIVRAIGSKVTRFKIGDRVGVGCFVDSCTTCAKRDLDIEQYLPGLVVTYNGVEADGKTPTQGGYSDHIVVKEGYVLSIPENLPLDAAAPLLCAGITLYSPLRHWKAGPGKKVAIVGMGGLGHMGVKLAHAMGAEVTVLSQTLSKQEDGLKLGADHYYATKDPETFTKLAGSFDLIICTVAAEIDWNAYLNLLKVDGDLVLVGIPENPVPVHAFSLVPARRSISGSMIGSIKETQEMLDFCGEHGIVSEIETIRMEQINEAYERVVRSDVRYRFVIDMESLKA encoded by the coding sequence ATGGCCATTGCAAGAGGATATGCGGCGACGGACGCATCGAAACCGCTCGCCCCCTTCACATTCGAACGCCGCGAGCCGCGCGAGGACGATGTGGTGATCGACATCAAATATTGCGGCGTCTGCCACTCCGATATCCACCAGGCCCGCAACGAATGGGGCAATTCGACCTTCCCAATGGTGCCGGGCCATGAAATTGTCGGCATCGTCAGGGCGATCGGATCCAAAGTCACCCGATTCAAGATCGGCGACCGGGTGGGTGTCGGCTGCTTCGTCGATTCCTGTACGACCTGCGCCAAGCGCGACCTTGACATCGAGCAATACCTGCCGGGCTTGGTGGTGACCTATAACGGCGTGGAGGCCGACGGGAAGACCCCGACCCAGGGCGGCTATTCCGACCACATCGTCGTCAAGGAAGGCTATGTGCTCTCCATTCCGGAGAACCTGCCGCTCGATGCGGCCGCGCCGCTGCTTTGCGCCGGCATCACGCTCTATTCTCCGCTGCGTCACTGGAAGGCCGGTCCCGGCAAGAAGGTGGCGATCGTCGGCATGGGCGGTCTCGGCCACATGGGCGTGAAGCTCGCCCATGCGATGGGCGCGGAGGTCACGGTGCTCAGCCAGACGCTTTCAAAGCAGGAGGACGGTCTTAAGCTCGGCGCGGATCACTACTACGCAACCAAGGATCCGGAGACCTTCACAAAGCTCGCCGGCAGCTTCGACCTGATCATCTGCACGGTGGCGGCCGAGATCGACTGGAACGCCTATCTCAACCTCCTGAAGGTGGACGGCGATCTGGTGCTGGTCGGCATTCCGGAGAACCCGGTGCCGGTACATGCCTTCTCGCTCGTGCCGGCGCGGCGCAGCATTTCCGGCTCCATGATCGGCTCGATCAAGGAGACGCAGGAAATGCTCGATTTCTGCGGCGAGCACGGCATCGTTTCGGAGATCGAGACGATCCGCATGGAGCAGATCAACGAGGCCTATGAGCGGGTGGTGAGAAGCGACGTGCGCTACCGCTTCGTGATCGACATGGAGTCGCTCAAGGCCTGA
- a CDS encoding acetyl-CoA carboxylase carboxyltransferase subunit alpha translates to MHNYLDFEKPISDLEGKILELKKLASEDESVNTSDEIARLEGRVRDAMAEIYSKLSPWQKTQVARHPSRPHFLDYASRLFTEFTPLAGDRNFANDDAIQAGLARFHGAPVAVIGQEKGNDTKSRIKHNFGSPRPEGYRKATRVMEMADRFGLPLITLVDTAGAYPGVNAEERGQAEAIARSTEMCLNVKVPIVTVVIGEGGSGGAIAIATGNRVYMLEHAIYSVISPEGAASILWRDSARAKEAASNMKITAEDLKSLGVIDGIIPEPIGGAHRDPDAVISRTETVIGDALKELSARNGDELRTDRRQKYLNIGRNL, encoded by the coding sequence ATGCACAATTATCTCGACTTCGAAAAACCCATCTCTGATCTCGAAGGCAAGATTCTCGAACTGAAGAAGCTCGCCAGCGAAGACGAGAGCGTGAACACATCAGACGAGATCGCCCGATTGGAAGGGCGCGTCCGCGATGCGATGGCCGAGATCTATTCCAAATTGTCTCCCTGGCAGAAGACTCAGGTCGCTCGCCACCCCTCGCGTCCGCATTTCCTGGACTATGCCTCGCGCCTCTTCACCGAGTTCACGCCGCTTGCCGGCGACCGGAATTTCGCCAATGACGACGCGATCCAGGCGGGGCTCGCCCGCTTTCACGGTGCGCCTGTCGCCGTCATCGGCCAGGAGAAGGGCAACGACACCAAGTCGCGCATCAAGCACAATTTCGGGAGCCCCCGCCCCGAGGGTTACCGCAAGGCGACACGCGTAATGGAGATGGCCGACCGCTTCGGCCTGCCGCTGATTACGCTGGTCGATACCGCAGGTGCGTATCCGGGCGTCAACGCGGAGGAGCGGGGCCAGGCCGAGGCGATCGCCCGCTCGACCGAAATGTGCCTCAACGTCAAGGTGCCGATCGTCACTGTGGTGATCGGCGAAGGCGGCTCGGGCGGAGCGATCGCGATTGCCACCGGCAACCGCGTCTACATGCTGGAGCACGCGATCTACAGCGTGATCTCACCGGAAGGCGCGGCCTCGATCCTCTGGCGCGACTCAGCCCGCGCCAAGGAGGCCGCGAGCAACATGAAGATCACTGCGGAAGACCTGAAGTCGCTCGGCGTCATCGACGGAATAATCCCGGAGCCCATCGGCGGAGCTCACCGCGATCCGGACGCAGTCATCAGCCGCACGGAGACGGTGATCGGCGACGCTCTCAAGGAGCTTTCCGCACGCAATGGCGACGAGTTGCGGACCGATCGGCGGCAGAAATATCTGAATATCGGACGTAACCTCTGA
- a CDS encoding shikimate kinase, whose translation MNDVTETVSATLAERAKRTLGKRNLVFIGLMGAGKSAIGRLTAQALGVPFVDSDHEIERVSRMTIGDLFATYGEEEFRALEARVLKRLLRSGPRVVSTGGGAYINERSRRHIKKGGVTVWLNAELDVLWERVNKRDTRPLLKTENPKQTLENLMRARYPIYAEADLTVLSRDVKKEAMVEEVLAAIADHKKA comes from the coding sequence ATGAACGATGTGACCGAAACGGTTTCCGCGACGCTGGCCGAAAGGGCGAAGCGCACTCTCGGTAAGCGCAATCTCGTTTTCATCGGCCTGATGGGGGCGGGTAAATCGGCAATCGGTCGGCTGACGGCCCAAGCGCTCGGCGTTCCTTTCGTCGATTCCGACCACGAGATCGAGCGGGTCTCGCGCATGACGATCGGCGATCTCTTCGCGACCTATGGCGAGGAAGAGTTCCGGGCCCTGGAGGCCCGCGTGCTGAAGCGCCTGCTCAGATCCGGTCCGCGGGTGGTGTCGACCGGCGGCGGCGCCTATATCAACGAGCGCTCGCGGCGGCATATCAAGAAAGGCGGCGTGACCGTCTGGCTCAATGCCGAGCTCGATGTGCTATGGGAGCGCGTGAACAAGCGCGACACCCGGCCGCTGCTGAAAACCGAGAATCCGAAGCAGACGCTCGAGAACCTGATGCGTGCGCGCTATCCGATCTATGCCGAGGCGGACCTGACCGTCCTGTCGCGCGATGTAAAAAAGGAAGCGATGGTCGAGGAGGTTCTCGCCGCCATCGCTGATCATAAGAAAGCCTGA
- a CDS encoding D-alanyl-D-alanine carboxypeptidase family protein, giving the protein MLAGTCAVFLAAVLPASANPRLVIDVDTLKIYEHQDIFQRWYPASLTKLMTAYTTFRAIKEGRLTLESPVVMSKNAASEPPSKMFYKPGQKMTLDSALKMMLVKSANDVAVAIAETVGGSEEAFIEKMNAEARRIGMTSSRFINPNGLPGQGQYTTARDLAVLAVTLKREFPQYASYFALEGFTTGKKDYPNYNMLIGRFDGADGMKTGFICASGFNQVSSASRGGRRVVSVVLGEDSLAARADESARLLQMALTTVSTGKPSLAEIVPYGETREAVADISKEICSKQAAKVRSEGRDEAGRQKLLSPYIHEIDRPLKLAFAGLIPGSNDKTAKADSDATAQGDAVEIANVPIPVPRPSF; this is encoded by the coding sequence ATGCTCGCGGGGACTTGCGCAGTCTTCTTGGCTGCGGTGCTGCCTGCGTCGGCCAATCCGCGACTGGTGATCGACGTCGATACGCTCAAGATCTACGAGCATCAGGACATCTTCCAGAGATGGTATCCGGCATCGCTCACCAAGCTCATGACGGCCTATACGACGTTCCGTGCCATCAAGGAGGGACGACTGACGCTGGAAAGCCCGGTCGTCATGTCCAAGAATGCCGCTTCGGAGCCGCCGAGCAAGATGTTCTACAAGCCCGGCCAGAAGATGACGCTCGACAGCGCGTTGAAGATGATGCTGGTAAAGTCGGCAAACGACGTCGCCGTCGCGATCGCTGAGACGGTCGGCGGATCCGAGGAGGCCTTTATCGAGAAGATGAACGCCGAGGCACGTCGCATCGGCATGACCTCGTCGCGCTTCATCAACCCCAACGGCCTGCCCGGCCAGGGGCAATATACGACCGCCCGGGACCTTGCGGTCCTTGCGGTCACGCTGAAGCGCGAGTTTCCGCAATATGCATCCTATTTCGCGCTGGAAGGCTTCACCACCGGCAAGAAGGACTATCCCAATTACAACATGCTGATCGGCCGCTTCGATGGCGCGGACGGCATGAAGACGGGATTCATCTGCGCCTCGGGCTTCAATCAGGTCTCCTCGGCGAGCCGCGGCGGCCGCCGGGTGGTGTCGGTCGTGCTCGGTGAAGACAGTCTTGCAGCGCGCGCCGACGAGTCGGCCCGGCTCCTGCAGATGGCACTTACCACGGTGAGCACGGGCAAGCCGTCGCTTGCGGAGATCGTGCCTTATGGCGAAACACGCGAGGCGGTTGCCGATATCAGCAAGGAGATCTGCTCGAAGCAGGCGGCGAAGGTGCGCAGCGAGGGCCGCGACGAGGCCGGCCGGCAGAAACTGCTCTCGCCCTATATCCATGAGATCGACCGCCCGCTGAAACTTGCCTTCGCCGGACTCATTCCGGGCAGCAACGACAAGACTGCAAAGGCGGACAGCGATGCCACGGCGCAGGGCGACGCGGTCGAGATCGCCAATGTGCCGATCCCGGTTCCGCGCCCGAGCTTCTGA
- the aroB gene encoding 3-dehydroquinate synthase, translated as MTSHVMPTAERKVRVDLAERSYDILIGPGLIAAAGREIGSRLKGRKMAVITDENVAPCYLEPLMASLKESGIEAVSLILPAGEKTKSFDQLIPVCDAILGARIERNDAVIALGGGVIGDLTGFAAGIVRRGSRFIQIPTSLLAQVDSSVGGKTGINSPHGKNLIGVFHQPDLVLADTAALDTLSPREFRAGYAEVAKYGLIDRPEFFEWLEKNWQAVFAGGPARIEAIAVSCQAKADVVAADERENGLRALLNLGHTFGHALEAATDYDSRRLVHGEGVAIGMVLAHEFSARMNLASPDDARRVEAHLKTVGLPTRMADIPGTLPPADRLMEAIAQDKKVKGGKLTFILTRGVGQSFVADDVPSSEVLSFLKEKHPR; from the coding sequence ATGACCAGCCATGTGATGCCAACCGCCGAGCGCAAGGTCCGCGTCGATCTCGCAGAGCGTTCCTACGATATTCTCATAGGTCCTGGTCTGATCGCTGCGGCGGGCAGGGAGATCGGCTCCCGGCTGAAGGGGCGGAAGATGGCTGTGATCACCGACGAGAACGTCGCTCCGTGCTATCTCGAACCGCTGATGGCCAGCCTGAAGGAAAGCGGCATCGAAGCCGTCTCTCTGATCCTTCCGGCCGGCGAGAAGACCAAGAGCTTCGATCAGCTCATTCCGGTTTGCGATGCGATCCTCGGCGCCAGAATCGAGCGTAACGACGCGGTGATCGCGCTCGGCGGCGGCGTCATCGGCGATCTCACCGGCTTTGCCGCAGGCATCGTCCGCCGCGGCTCGCGTTTCATCCAGATCCCGACATCGCTGCTGGCGCAGGTCGATTCTTCCGTTGGCGGCAAGACCGGGATCAATTCGCCGCACGGCAAGAACCTGATCGGCGTCTTCCACCAGCCGGATCTCGTTCTCGCCGATACTGCCGCGCTCGACACGCTGAGCCCGCGCGAATTCCGCGCAGGTTATGCCGAGGTCGCAAAATATGGCCTGATCGACAGGCCGGAGTTCTTCGAATGGCTCGAGAAAAACTGGCAGGCGGTGTTTGCCGGCGGACCCGCACGGATCGAGGCGATCGCCGTCAGCTGCCAGGCAAAGGCTGACGTCGTGGCCGCGGACGAGCGCGAAAACGGCCTTCGTGCGCTCCTCAATCTCGGCCATACCTTCGGTCATGCGCTGGAGGCGGCCACCGATTACGACAGCAGGCGCCTTGTGCACGGGGAGGGCGTTGCGATCGGCATGGTTCTGGCGCATGAGTTTTCGGCCCGGATGAATCTTGCGAGCCCTGACGACGCTCGGCGCGTGGAGGCCCATTTGAAGACCGTCGGCCTGCCGACGCGCATGGCCGATATTCCGGGTACATTGCCGCCGGCCGATCGGCTGATGGAGGCGATCGCCCAGGACAAGAAGGTGAAGGGAGGCAAGCTCACCTTCATTCTTACGAGGGGCGTCGGCCAATCCTTCGTGGCGGACGACGTTCCCTCCTCGGAGGTGTTGAGCTTTCTCAAGGAAAAGCACCCGCGATGA
- a CDS encoding sulfurtransferase TusA family protein: MPEETRLRYDLRGLKCPLPVLKTRKRMENLAPGALIEIETTDPLAVIDIPHFCNEDGHWLEQAEPIAGGHRFVIRKRCSQPS, translated from the coding sequence ATGCCCGAGGAGACGAGGCTGCGCTACGATCTGAGGGGGCTGAAATGCCCCCTTCCCGTTTTGAAGACGCGCAAGCGAATGGAAAATCTGGCGCCCGGCGCTCTCATCGAGATCGAAACGACCGACCCGCTGGCCGTGATCGACATTCCGCATTTCTGCAACGAGGACGGGCACTGGCTGGAGCAGGCTGAGCCGATCGCAGGCGGACATCGTTTCGTCATTCGCAAGCGGTGCAGCCAACCAAGTTAA
- a CDS encoding M20 aminoacylase family protein yields the protein MPILNRAADLKNEVTEWRRYLHQNPELLFAVENTAAFVERKLREFGVDEIVTGLGRTGVVGLIRGSRGPGRTVGLRADMDALPITEASGRAWSSTTPGKMHACGHDGHTAMLLGAAKYLAETRNFAGNVAVIFQPAEEGGGGGNEMVKDGMMERFAIEEVYGMHNMPGMPVGHFGGRVGPIMASTDEFTITVKGRGGHAAQPHKTIDPIAIGAQIVNALQTIASRTVDPLASIVVSVTKFNAGFAHNVIPEQAVLAGTVRALAPEVRDTGEARIRQIAENIAGAYGGTVDVWYGRNYPVTVNHAAEAGHALAVAATVAGEGNVDAALDPMMGGEDFSYMLLARPGAFIFIGNGDTAGLHHPAYDFNDEVIPHGISYWVKLAEARLAA from the coding sequence ATGCCGATTCTAAACCGTGCCGCCGACCTCAAGAACGAAGTGACCGAATGGCGGCGCTACCTGCACCAGAACCCGGAGCTCCTGTTCGCGGTGGAAAATACGGCCGCCTTCGTCGAAAGAAAACTGAGGGAATTCGGCGTTGACGAAATCGTGACCGGCCTCGGCCGGACCGGGGTCGTCGGCCTCATCCGCGGCAGTCGCGGCCCGGGCCGCACCGTTGGGCTCAGAGCCGACATGGACGCCCTGCCGATCACCGAAGCAAGCGGCAGGGCCTGGTCCTCGACGACCCCCGGCAAGATGCATGCCTGCGGCCATGACGGCCATACGGCCATGCTGCTCGGCGCGGCAAAATACCTCGCCGAAACACGTAACTTTGCCGGCAATGTCGCAGTGATCTTCCAGCCGGCCGAGGAAGGCGGCGGCGGCGGCAACGAGATGGTGAAGGACGGCATGATGGAGCGCTTCGCTATCGAGGAAGTCTACGGCATGCACAACATGCCGGGAATGCCGGTCGGCCACTTCGGCGGCCGCGTCGGCCCGATCATGGCCTCCACCGACGAGTTCACCATCACCGTCAAGGGCCGCGGCGGCCACGCCGCTCAGCCGCACAAGACGATCGACCCGATCGCCATTGGCGCCCAGATCGTCAACGCGCTGCAGACGATCGCCTCGCGCACCGTCGATCCGCTTGCCTCCATCGTCGTCTCCGTCACCAAGTTCAATGCAGGCTTCGCGCACAACGTCATCCCCGAGCAGGCCGTACTCGCCGGCACGGTCCGCGCGCTGGCGCCGGAAGTGCGCGACACCGGCGAAGCCCGGATCCGCCAGATCGCCGAGAACATCGCCGGAGCCTATGGCGGCACGGTCGACGTCTGGTACGGCCGCAACTATCCCGTGACCGTAAACCACGCCGCCGAGGCCGGCCATGCGCTTGCCGTCGCCGCCACCGTCGCGGGGGAAGGCAACGTCGATGCAGCGCTCGACCCGATGATGGGCGGGGAGGACTTTTCCTATATGCTGCTCGCGCGGCCGGGCGCCTTCATCTTCATCGGCAATGGCGATACGGCGGGGCTGCACCATCCGGCCTATGACTTCAACGACGAGGTCATCCCGCACGGAATTTCCTATTGGGTGAAGCTCGCCGAAGCACGGCTTGCCGCCTGA